The Entelurus aequoreus isolate RoL-2023_Sb linkage group LG23, RoL_Eaeq_v1.1, whole genome shotgun sequence genome has a window encoding:
- the si:ch211-63o20.7 gene encoding serine/threonine-protein kinase pdik1l-B-like: MEELYTLEKEVGRGNYGVVFEGHIAKTGQRVAVKRLSCKNAECIELYLQELWAMRATAQNHANIIALHSCLLQTGRRSLKPLKKGKLPLHLVESVLKGTVVGTLPHGQETGSRSNSGRRAKSESRLQDRTNTLPSNASTPQRPPNRPRKRSSWREDEQPLTYSALWLVMEYCDGGDLNHYLLSRPPDVQRNHDVVQQLSSAVAFLHHLGIIHRDLKPDNVLVSIKPNGPVFKVADFGLSKMSEGLLDGDMTMKHFSSTCGSDFYMAPEVWGGLPYSAQADIFSLGVMFWAVLERITFLEEGTTQEQLGAYVCKGRRLMPLGEALWENADLQLCIPIKSKRATPLPPPPGPATCALLLHMLASDPDWRPPADQLECGIRAALREDAC, encoded by the exons ATGGAGGAGTTGTACACTTTAGAAAAGGAGGTCGGGCGTGGTAACTATGGCGTTGTCTTTGAGGGCCATATAGCCAAAACAGGACAGCGGGTGGCTGTGAAGCGTCTGTCCTGCAAGAACGCAGAATGCATAGAACTCTACTTGCAGGAGTTGTGGGCCATGAGAGCCACAGCCCAGAACCATGCAAATATCATCGCGTTGCACAGCTGCCTCCTGCAGACCGGGAGGAGAAGTTTGAAGCCTTTGAAAAAGGGCAAGTTGCCTCTGCATCTAGTGGAAAGTGTGCTGAAAGGGACTGTTGTGGGGACATTGCCACACGGACAGGAGACAGGTTCCCGGTCTAACTCTGGACGGAGAGCCAAGTCTGAGTCCAGACTTCAAGACAGGACCAACACTCTCCCATCAAACGCTTCAACACCACAAAGGCCTCCAAACAGACCCAGGAAGAGGTCGTCTTGGAGGGAAGACGAGCAGCCCCTGACTTACTCCGCCCTTTGGCTCGTGATGGAGTACTGTGACGGAGGAGACCTGAATCACTACCTGCTGTCCAGACCACCCGACGTCCAGCGGAACCACGATGTGGTGCAGCAGCTCAGCAGTGCTGTGGCCTTCCTGCATCACCTGGGTATCATCCATCGAGACCTGAAGCCTGACAACGTGCTTGTCAGCATCAAACCAAACGGCCCTGTTTTTAAG GTGGCAGACTTTGGTCTGAGCAAGATGAGTGAAGGCCTGCTGGATGGTGATATGACCATGAAGCATTTCTCCTCCACCTGCGGCTCAGACTTCTACATGGCTCCAGAGGTGTGGGGGGGACTGCCCTACTCGGCCCAGGCAGACATCTTCTCGCTGGGCGTGATGTTCTGGGCCGTCCTGGAGAGAATCACCTTCTTGGAAGAAGGAACCACCCAGGAACAACTGG GTGCGTACGTGTGCAAGGGGCGCCGGTTGATGCCGCTGGGCGAGGCTTTGTGGGAGAACGCCGACCTCCAGCTGTGTATCCCCATCAAGTCCAAAAGAGCAACCCCGCTGCCACCGCCTCCCGGCCCGGCAACATGCGCCCTGCTTTTGCACATGCTGGCCTCAGACCCGGATTGGCGGCCCCCCGCCGACCAGCTGGAATGCGGCATACGCGCCGCTCTGAGAGAGGACGCCTGCTGA